From Phenylobacterium montanum, the proteins below share one genomic window:
- a CDS encoding TfoX/Sxy family protein, producing MAWSKSPQSLIDLFTESLPHDLRIQTRKMFGYPAAFVNGNMFAGLFQDQMFVRLAPEDRAALDAEHGAVDFEPLPGRPMRRYACLPEAIMEDEAAVAIMLAKALGHVARLPPKEKKATRGTRGREIRRPAS from the coding sequence ATGGCCTGGAGCAAATCACCGCAGAGCCTGATCGACCTCTTCACCGAGAGCCTGCCGCACGACTTGCGCATCCAGACGCGCAAGATGTTCGGCTATCCGGCCGCGTTCGTGAACGGCAACATGTTCGCCGGCCTGTTCCAGGACCAGATGTTCGTCCGGCTGGCCCCGGAGGACCGCGCCGCCTTGGACGCCGAGCACGGCGCGGTGGATTTCGAGCCGCTGCCCGGCCGGCCGATGCGGCGCTACGCGTGCCTGCCCGAGGCGATCATGGAGGACGAGGCGGCGGTGGCGATCATGCTGGCCAAGGCCCTCGGCCACGTCGCCCGGCTCCCGCCCAAGGAGAAGAAGGCGACGAGGGGGACGAGGGGGAGGGAAATTCGCCGCCCCGCCAGCTAG
- a CDS encoding LuxR C-terminal-related transcriptional regulator — MANPRGRGRPPHEDVLTPAEWRVVEAVRHGMAATEIARRQGVSPDAVKYHLANALSKLGLSRRAELRAFNGVRRDSALFHKDLDMTQPVSLGPVGQIARSVKDVAAARQWYGEVLGLPHLYSFGNLAFFDMGGVRLFLSEGDGAAQESILYFQVDDVRTAHAALAARGAEFTHAPHMIHRHEDGTEEWMAFFNDNEGRPLAIMARVKG; from the coding sequence ATGGCGAACCCCAGAGGCCGAGGCCGGCCACCGCATGAGGATGTCCTGACCCCCGCGGAATGGCGCGTGGTCGAAGCTGTGCGCCATGGCATGGCCGCCACCGAGATCGCCCGCCGCCAGGGGGTGAGCCCGGACGCCGTCAAGTATCACCTGGCCAATGCGCTCTCGAAACTCGGCCTGAGCCGCCGCGCCGAGTTGCGCGCCTTCAACGGCGTTCGTCGCGACAGCGCCCTCTTCCATAAGGACCTCGACATGACCCAGCCCGTCAGCCTCGGCCCCGTCGGCCAGATCGCCCGCAGCGTCAAGGACGTGGCCGCCGCCCGCCAATGGTACGGCGAGGTGCTGGGCCTGCCCCATCTCTATTCCTTCGGCAATCTCGCCTTCTTCGACATGGGCGGGGTGCGCCTGTTCCTGTCCGAGGGCGACGGCGCAGCCCAGGAATCCATCCTCTATTTCCAGGTGGACGATGTGCGCACGGCCCACGCCGCCCTGGCCGCCCGCGGCGCCGAGTTCACCCACGCCCCGCACATGATCCATCGCCACGAGGACGGGACCGAGGAGTGGATGGCCTTCTTCAACGACAACGAAGGCCGCCCGCTGGCGATCATGGCGCGGGTGAAGGGGTGA
- a CDS encoding type II toxin-antitoxin system RelE/ParE family toxin, giving the protein MQRLADFLAQGSERAARRASEALGNAVLSLGELPERGRPGVRQGWRELVIPFGAAAYVVQYRVEADSVFVARIFHSREAR; this is encoded by the coding sequence TTGCAGCGGCTTGCCGATTTTCTGGCTCAGGGCAGCGAACGGGCGGCGCGCCGCGCCAGCGAAGCCCTGGGCAATGCGGTCTTGTCGCTCGGAGAGCTGCCGGAACGCGGTCGGCCAGGCGTGCGGCAAGGCTGGCGCGAACTTGTGATCCCGTTTGGCGCGGCGGCTTACGTTGTCCAGTACAGAGTCGAGGCTGATAGCGTGTTCGTCGCCCGCATCTTCCACAGCCGCGAGGCCCGATGA